One Natronosalvus rutilus DNA segment encodes these proteins:
- a CDS encoding phage tail tube protein — protein MSTQPHPYKAELTQIALAIEGQQKTEVVPTRYPGFLSGDQDMTDPEIDWQEGRYVGADRDPHDHTEGQHSFDGGSWTIHPYDGFPIAWAMGSETVTVDDPEAGLTTHTIERLHDGAPPTATVEGAFFGRGSQEDLVNGFLGVYPDTATIQQDNEGKLEVTTDLIGLGLTPDTQDGTRSAVDVSLPDRQPWRFSKVDSNLELAFGAGAQSFARVIDFSLEIANNATAEHYIEESEGNEPYELLYGNGGYSLEVEIAVTDNSIYQEMADPTQGGFDTSITFVKDSNETLEIRSTGCRMEGAPHGVPEEGKIEVPITILPRQTTITVVDSESDGTGYLEAGTPA, from the coding sequence ATGAGCACGCAACCGCACCCGTACAAGGCAGAACTGACGCAGATCGCCCTCGCAATCGAGGGTCAGCAAAAGACCGAGGTCGTCCCGACGCGGTACCCGGGCTTCCTAAGCGGCGATCAGGACATGACCGACCCGGAGATCGACTGGCAGGAGGGCCGGTACGTCGGGGCTGATCGCGACCCGCACGACCACACCGAGGGTCAGCATTCGTTCGACGGCGGCTCCTGGACCATCCACCCTTACGACGGCTTCCCCATCGCCTGGGCGATGGGCAGCGAGACCGTCACCGTCGACGACCCGGAGGCCGGGCTGACGACGCACACCATCGAGCGGCTTCACGACGGCGCTCCACCGACGGCGACGGTCGAAGGGGCGTTTTTCGGCCGGGGCTCCCAGGAGGACCTCGTCAACGGCTTCCTGGGCGTGTACCCGGACACGGCGACCATCCAGCAAGACAACGAAGGGAAGCTCGAGGTGACCACGGACCTGATCGGCCTGGGACTGACGCCGGACACGCAGGACGGGACGCGGTCGGCGGTCGACGTCAGCCTCCCCGACCGGCAGCCGTGGCGGTTCTCCAAGGTCGACAGCAACCTCGAGCTCGCGTTCGGCGCAGGGGCGCAGTCGTTCGCCCGGGTGATCGACTTTAGCCTGGAGATCGCGAACAACGCGACAGCCGAGCACTACATCGAGGAGAGTGAGGGCAACGAGCCTTACGAGCTGCTGTACGGCAACGGCGGGTACTCCCTCGAGGTCGAAATCGCGGTGACGGACAACTCGATCTACCAGGAAATGGCCGACCCGACCCAGGGCGGCTTCGACACCTCGATCACGTTCGTCAAGGACAGCAACGAGACCCTGGAGATCAGGTCCACCGGATGCCGGATGGAGGGGGCCCCGCATGGCGTCCCCGAGGAGGGCAAGATCGAGGTCCCGATCACCATCCTCCCGCGGCAGACGACGATCACCGTCGTCGACAGCGAGAGCGACGGGACGGGATACCTCGAAGCCGGCACGCCGGCGTGA